The genomic stretch TCCAGGCCGCTCGGCCGTGGGCATCGAAGTACCTAACTCCGACCGCGAGTACGTGATCCTCGGTGATGTGCTTCGCGATGCGAACACCGTCGAGGACAAGCACCCGCTACTGGTTGCGCTCGGCAAGGATGTCGAGGGCAAGTTCGTCACCGAGAACATCGCCAAGACTCCGCACTTGCTCGTCGCCGGTGCGACCGGTGGCGGTAAGTCCTCAGCGATCAACTCGATGCTCGTGTCGTTGCTCATGCGTGCCACACCGGACGACGTACGACTCATCCTGGTGGACCCGAAGATGGTCGAGATGACGCCGTACGAGGGGATCCCACACCTCGTCACGCCGATCATCACCGACCCGAAGAAAGCAGCCACCGCCCTCGTCTGGCTGGTCGAGGAGATGGAGCAGCGCTACCAGGACATGCAAGCCACCCGCGTGCGGCACATCGATGACTTCAATCGCAAGGTGCGCAGCGGCGAGATCGCCACCCCGCCAGGGAGCGAACGCGAGTACAAGCCGTATCCCTACATCGTCGCTATCGTTGATGAGTTGGCGGATTTGATGATGGTCGCCCCCCGCGACGTCGAGGACGCGATCGTTCGTATCACCGCCAAGGCGCGCGCCGCCGGAATCCATTTGGTGCTCGCCACGCAGCGACCGTCGACGGACGTCGTCACCGGTCTGATCAAGACCAACGTGCCGTCGCGGCTGGCGTTCACGACGTCCTCAGGCACCGACTCGCGGGTCATTCTGGATCAGAACGGTGCCGAGAAACTCACCGGAAAGGGTGACGGGCTCTACCTCGGTCCCGGCGCTAGTAGCACCATCCGGCTGCAAGGGGCGTACGTCGACGATGCGGAGATCGAGAAGGTCGTCGCGTTGGTCAAGGAACAGCGCGAACCCGAGTATCGCGAAGAGGTACTTACCGCTGCGGCCACGGAGAAGAAGGAAATCGACGGCGATATCGGCGGCGATCTGGACATCGCGTGCGAGGCAGCCGAACTCATCATCACCAGCCAGCTGGGTTCGACTTCGATGCTGCAGCGGAAGTTGCGGGTGGGCTTCGCGAAGGCCGGTCGACTGATGGACATCCTCGAGACGCGCGGCGTCGTAGGCCCCTCTGAAGGTTCGAAACCTCGCGAGGTCTTGGCCAAACCGGACGACCTCCCGGCGGTACTCGCGACGCTGCGCGGTGAGTCCGACGGATAGCGCACACAGCTGCGGTTAACCTAGGTCCGTGAGCGATACGAGTGGGCAGCGACGAGTCAACGTCGTCACGATGGGCTGTGCCCGCAACGACGTCGATTCGGAGGAGTTAGCCGGACGTCTCAACGAGCATGGATGGTCGTTGACGTCCGATGATGCGGACGTCGTTGTGGTCAATACCTGTGGATTCATCGACGCCGCGAAGAAGGACTCGATCGACGCCGTTCTCGCCGCCGCAGACTCCGGTTCCAAGGTCGTGGCTGTCGGCTGTCTGGCACAGCGATACGGCAAGCAACTGGCCGAGAGCCTTCCCGAAGCAGACGCTGTGCTGTCGTTCGACGACTACGCCGATATTTCCGCCCGGCTCGATGATGTGCTGGCCGGCCGGTCGTTGGTGCCGCACACGCCGACCGATCGTCGCACGCTGCTGCCGATCTCGCCGATCGAGCGACCATCGGTCCACGTCGCAACCCCCGGCCATGGTGATCGTGGCACACAGTCGCCAGTCGAGGACCTGCGGGGACGACCCAAAAGCGGGCCGCGTGTGCTGCGTAGCCGCTTGGTCGGTGGCCCAACCGCGTCGCTCAAACTCGCCTCCGGGTGTGACCGGCGGTGCACATTCTGTGCGATTCCGTCGTTCCGCGGCTCATTTATTTCCAGAAACCCCGAGGACGTGCTGAACGAAGCCCAGTGGCTCGCTGACGATGGGGTGAAGGAGATCGTCCTGGTCAGCGAGAACTCCACGTCGTACGGCAAGGATCTTGGCGATGTGCGGTTGCTGGAATCGTTTCTGCCGCGGCTAGCGCAGACCGAGGGGCTCGAGCGGGTTCGCGTCGCATACTTGCAGCCCGCTGAGATGCGTCCCGGCCTATTAGACGTGCTGCTGGGCACGCCAGGGCTCGCGCCGTACCTGGACCTGTCTTTTCAGCACTCGTCGGCTAGTGTGTTGCGACGAATGAAGCGGTTCGGCTCTACCGATGCCTTCCTCGAGCTACTCGAGCAGGCGAGAAGGCTGGCTCCCGAAGTGGGTGTGCGCACGAACGTCATTGTGGGCTTCCCCGGGGAGACCCAGGAGGACGTCGCCGAACTCGAACGTTTTCTCACCGAGGCGCGCCTCGATGCCGTCGGGGTGTTCGGATACTCCGACGAAGAGGGAACGGCGGCGGTCACACTCGACGGCCATGTGGATGAGGCGGAAATCGCGGACCGGGTTGAGCACATCAGCGCATTGGTGGACGAACTCACTGCGCAACGCGCTGAGGACCGTGTCGGCGATCGGATGACGGTGCTGATCGAAGAAATCAACGAAGACGGAGCCGAAGGGCGCGCCGACCATCAGGGGCCGGAGGTTGATGGGACGGTGTTGGTACCGGAGCCCGGAGACCGCGCGATCACTGTTGGTGACCTTGTGCCGGTGAGGGCTATCGCGTCCGAAGGCGTCGACTTGATCGGCGAGTTCGCCCAGGACGTGTGATGGAACAACTCTCGCCGGGCGCGCCGGCGCGCCGCGTCAGCGTGTACAACATCGCGAACCTCCTCACCGTGATCCGGATCCTGCTGGTACCCGTATTCATCACTGCGATGCTGCAGGACGGCGGGACCTCAATCGGGTGGCGCTGGATCGCAGCAGGCGTGTTCGCGATCGCGGTCGCCACCGACAAACTCGATGGTGACCTCGCGCGCAAACACGGCCTCGTCACCGACTTCGGCAAGATGGCCGATCCGATCGCTGACAAGGCGCTCATGGGTGCGGCACTGATCGGACTGTCGATTCTCGACTTGTTGCCCTGGTGGGTCAGCATCGTGATCCTCGCGCGCGAACTAGGCATCACCGTGCTGCGGTTCCTCGTGATCAGGTTCGGCGTGATCCCCGCGAGTCGCGGAGGCAAGGCCAAGACCTTCGCGCAATCGTTGGCGATCTGGCTATATATCCTGCCGATCGACGGAGTCGTGGGAACCGTACGGTGGTGGTTGATGGGCGTGGCGATTCTGCTGACGGTGGTGACCGCTTTGGACTATGTCCAGCGCGCGATACGGCTGGTCAAAGGGGCGCCGGCAGCCCGCGCAGGTACCGCCCATGAGTGAGTTACTGACTCCTTCGACACAGGCCATTGCAGCCGAAACGATCGCGGCGCTGCGCGATTGCGCCCAGAGCGTGGGTACCGCTG from Cumulibacter soli encodes the following:
- the rimO gene encoding 30S ribosomal protein S12 methylthiotransferase RimO is translated as MSDTSGQRRVNVVTMGCARNDVDSEELAGRLNEHGWSLTSDDADVVVVNTCGFIDAAKKDSIDAVLAAADSGSKVVAVGCLAQRYGKQLAESLPEADAVLSFDDYADISARLDDVLAGRSLVPHTPTDRRTLLPISPIERPSVHVATPGHGDRGTQSPVEDLRGRPKSGPRVLRSRLVGGPTASLKLASGCDRRCTFCAIPSFRGSFISRNPEDVLNEAQWLADDGVKEIVLVSENSTSYGKDLGDVRLLESFLPRLAQTEGLERVRVAYLQPAEMRPGLLDVLLGTPGLAPYLDLSFQHSSASVLRRMKRFGSTDAFLELLEQARRLAPEVGVRTNVIVGFPGETQEDVAELERFLTEARLDAVGVFGYSDEEGTAAVTLDGHVDEAEIADRVEHISALVDELTAQRAEDRVGDRMTVLIEEINEDGAEGRADHQGPEVDGTVLVPEPGDRAITVGDLVPVRAIASEGVDLIGEFAQDV
- the pgsA gene encoding CDP-diacylglycerol--glycerol-3-phosphate 3-phosphatidyltransferase gives rise to the protein MEQLSPGAPARRVSVYNIANLLTVIRILLVPVFITAMLQDGGTSIGWRWIAAGVFAIAVATDKLDGDLARKHGLVTDFGKMADPIADKALMGAALIGLSILDLLPWWVSIVILARELGITVLRFLVIRFGVIPASRGGKAKTFAQSLAIWLYILPIDGVVGTVRWWLMGVAILLTVVTALDYVQRAIRLVKGAPAARAGTAHE